The proteins below are encoded in one region of Segatella copri:
- a CDS encoding TetR/AcrR family transcriptional regulator — MSVSKTRQKLVDVARQLFAKNGIANTTMNDIAVASGKGRRTLYTYFSRKEDVYYAVIESELERLSDKLDEVANCKMRPQDKIIELIYTHLSMIKETVVRNGNLRAEFFRNIWMVEKARKNFDEDEIEILRRIYAEGREDGEFDIDNIDLVADITHYCIKGLEVPFIYGRLGHGMNVESSKPLVAKVVYGALGKSGLKL, encoded by the coding sequence ATGTCAGTATCCAAAACAAGACAAAAACTGGTAGATGTCGCACGACAACTCTTTGCCAAGAATGGTATAGCAAATACTACAATGAATGATATTGCTGTAGCTTCTGGTAAGGGAAGACGTACGCTTTATACTTATTTCAGTAGGAAGGAGGATGTCTATTACGCGGTGATAGAATCAGAGTTGGAGCGTCTTTCGGACAAGTTGGACGAGGTTGCTAATTGCAAGATGCGTCCACAGGATAAAATCATCGAGCTTATCTATACTCACCTCAGTATGATTAAGGAAACGGTTGTAAGAAACGGTAACCTCCGTGCTGAGTTCTTCCGGAATATCTGGATGGTTGAGAAGGCAAGAAAAAACTTCGATGAAGACGAAATAGAGATTCTCAGAAGGATTTATGCCGAAGGTAGAGAAGATGGTGAGTTTGATATTGATAACATCGATCTGGTGGCCGATATTACTCACTATTGTATCAAAGGTCTCGAGGTTCCATTTATCTATGGACGTTTGGGCCATGGCATGAATGTGGAGTCGAGCAAACCTCTGGTTGCCAAGGTGGTTTATGGTGCCTTGGGAAAGTCGGGCTTGAAACTCTAA
- the fabG gene encoding 3-oxoacyl-[acyl-carrier-protein] reductase, with protein MGLLSGKTALVTGAARGIGKAVAMKFASEGANIAFTDLVLNDDMAAGLEATRKEIEALGVTCRAYAGNAADFEETQKTVKQIHEDFGSIDILVNNAGITKDGLMLRMSEAQWDAVLNVNLKSAFNFIHACSPIMLRQRGGSIINMASVVGVHGNAGQCNYAASKAGMIALAKSIAQELGPKGVRANAVAPGFIETAMTAQLPEEIRKDWMKKIPLRRGGQTEDIANVCLFLASDLSSYVSGQVIQIDGGMNM; from the coding sequence ATGGGATTATTAAGTGGTAAAACAGCCCTTGTAACAGGTGCTGCTCGCGGCATCGGTAAGGCTGTCGCTATGAAGTTCGCCTCTGAGGGCGCTAACATCGCATTTACAGACCTCGTACTCAACGACGATATGGCTGCCGGTTTGGAAGCTACTCGTAAGGAGATTGAGGCTCTTGGTGTAACCTGTCGTGCTTATGCTGGTAATGCAGCAGATTTCGAGGAGACACAGAAGACAGTTAAGCAGATTCATGAGGACTTCGGTTCTATCGATATTCTGGTTAACAATGCAGGTATCACCAAGGACGGTTTGATGCTCCGTATGAGCGAGGCTCAGTGGGATGCTGTTTTGAATGTAAACTTGAAGTCAGCCTTCAACTTCATTCATGCTTGCTCTCCAATCATGCTTCGTCAGCGTGGTGGTTCTATCATCAACATGGCTTCTGTAGTAGGTGTTCATGGTAATGCAGGTCAGTGCAACTATGCAGCTTCTAAGGCTGGTATGATTGCTTTGGCTAAGTCTATCGCTCAGGAGTTGGGTCCTAAGGGTGTACGCGCTAATGCAGTAGCTCCTGGTTTCATCGAGACTGCAATGACTGCACAGTTGCCTGAGGAAATCCGCAAGGACTGGATGAAGAAGATTCCATTGCGTCGTGGTGGTCAGACTGAGGATATCGCAAATGTTTGCCTCTTCCTCGCTTCCGACTTGTCTAGCTATGTAAGCGGTCAGGTTATTCAGATCGACGGTGGTATGAACATGTAA
- a CDS encoding RluA family pseudouridine synthase, with product MQVVYEDNHIIIVSKRSGEIVQGDKTGDEPLSETVKQYIKEKYHKPGNVFLGVVHRLDRPVSGLVVFAKTSKALSRLNNMFRDGEVHKTYWAIVKNMPKEPEATLTHWIVRNEKQNKSYAYDHEVKNSKKAILKYKVIGHTDHYTLLEVNLMTGRHHQIRCQLAKMGCPIKGDLKYGSPRSNADGSISLLSHRVEFVHPVSKETIVAEAPLPDDNLWRAIAP from the coding sequence ATGCAGGTAGTTTACGAAGACAACCATATAATCATAGTCTCTAAGAGAAGTGGCGAAATCGTGCAGGGCGACAAGACCGGCGACGAACCTCTCTCGGAGACTGTGAAACAGTACATCAAGGAGAAGTATCACAAGCCGGGAAATGTATTCCTCGGTGTGGTGCATCGCCTTGACCGTCCTGTTTCGGGTTTGGTCGTATTTGCCAAGACTTCTAAGGCATTGAGCCGTCTGAACAATATGTTCCGGGATGGCGAAGTTCACAAAACCTATTGGGCAATCGTGAAGAACATGCCAAAGGAACCTGAGGCTACGCTCACCCATTGGATAGTAAGAAATGAAAAGCAGAATAAGAGCTATGCTTACGACCATGAGGTGAAAAACTCGAAGAAAGCGATATTGAAGTATAAGGTGATAGGTCATACAGACCATTATACACTTCTGGAGGTGAACTTGATGACGGGTCGTCATCATCAGATAAGATGCCAGCTTGCCAAGATGGGATGTCCTATCAAGGGAGATCTGAAATACGGTTCTCCACGTAGCAATGCAGATGGCAGTATTTCTCTCCTTTCACACAGAGTAGAATTTGTTCATCCTGTGTCTAAAGAAACAATAGTAGCAGAGGCTCCGCTGCCGGATGATAATCTTTGGCGGGCTATTGCACCCTAA